The following are encoded together in the Triticum dicoccoides isolate Atlit2015 ecotype Zavitan chromosome 6B, WEW_v2.0, whole genome shotgun sequence genome:
- the LOC119325201 gene encoding phosphate transporter PHO1-2-like isoform X2: MVKFSREYEASVIPEWKGAFVDYKGLKKLIKKIKLAQRDADGSSSGDSSSEEAALAAGVESVGYGGGFSVLDPVHALASRFSSEDEESGDSGELVPSTDKHEREFLEKADEELEKVNTFYATKEAELLGRGEAVIDQLRILADVKRILADHAATRRARGTLSMVAPSSPALSGSGLATPQSMSDGSAELQQAQMTEGAAVADEVMAALERNGVSFVGLPGKKDAKKEGSGRGGRPSTVRIDIPASNPGRAALKVWEELVNVLRKDGASPAAAFVHRKKVQHAEKNIRDAFMALYRGLELLKKFSSLNVKAFTKILKKFVKVSGQQRATDLFSQKVKGSSFNTSNKVLQLSDEVESLFLKHFAGNDKMVAMKYLNPKQPKSTHMVTFLVGLFTGTFVSLFIIYTILAHASGIFASVGDTAYHEVVYHVFSIFALISLHCFLYGCNLFMWKSTRINQNFIFDFVPNTALTHRDAFLMSAFIMCTVVTVLVINLFLINAGVPYTNAVPGALIVLSAGLLFCPFNVFYRSTRYCFMRIMRKIIFSPFYKVVMADFFMADQLTSQIPLLRHTEFAACYFMAGSFRAYPYETCTKNQQYKHLAYVISFLPYYWRAMQCLRRYLEEHDVNQLANAGKYVSAMVAAAVRLKYKATPTPFWVWMVLITSTGTTVYQLYWDFVKDWGFFTPKSKNLWLRDDLILKNKFTYYVSMMLNLVLRLSWTKSVMKISITKNETRLLDFSRASLEIIRRGHWNFYRLENEHLNNVGKFRAVKTVPLPFCELETD, encoded by the exons ATGGTGAAGTTCTCGCGGGAGTACGAGGCCAGCGTCATCCCGGAGTGGAAAGGGGCCTTCGTCGACTACAAGGGACTCAAAAAGCTCATCAAAAAGATCAAGCTCGCACAGCGCGACGCCGACGGCAGCAGCTCGGGAGACTCCTCGTCGGAGGAGGCCGCCCTTGCCGCCGGTGTCGAGAGCGTCGGCTATGGCGGTGGCTTCTCCGTGCTCGACCCCGTCCACGCCCTGGCCTCCCGGTTCTCCTCG gaggacgaggagagcggggATTCCGGGGAGCTCGTGCCATCCACGGACAAGCAT GAGCGGGAGTTCCTGGAGAAGGCCGACGAGGAGCTGGAGAAGGTGAACACCTTCTACGCGACGAAGGAGGCGGAGCTGCTGGGCCGCGGCGAGGCGGTCATCGACCAGCTGCGCATCCTCGCCGACGTCAAGCGCATCCTGGCCGACCACGCCGCCACCCGTCGCGCCAGGGGCACACTCTCCATGGTGGCACCGTCCTCGCCGGCGCTCAGCGGCTCCGGCCTGGCCACGCCGCAGTCCATGTCAG ATGGGAGCGCGGAGCTGCAGCAGGCGCAGATGACggagggcgcggcggtggcggACGAGGTGATGGCTGCGCTGGAGCGCAACGGCGTCAGCTTCGTGGGGCTGCCGGGGAAGAAGGACGCCAAGAAGGAGGGCAGCGGCAGGGGCGGGAGGCCGTCGACGGTGCGGATCGACATCCCGGCGAGCAACCCAGGGCGGGCGGCGCTCAAGGTGTGGGAGGAGCTGGTGAACGTCCTGCGCAAGGACGgtgccagccccgccgccgccttcgtccaccGGAAGAAGGTGCAGCACGCCGAGAAGAACATCCGCGACGCCTTCATGGCGCTCTACCGCGGCCTCGAGCTGCTCAAGAAGTTCAG TTCTCTGAATGTAAAGGCCTTCACCAAGATTCTCAAGAAATTCGTCAAG GTGTCGGGGCAGCAGCGAGCGACAGACCTTTTCTCGCAGAAGGTGAAGGGATCATCGTTCAACACCTCCAACAAG GTTCTTCAGCTGTCGGACGAGGTGGAGTCACTCTTCCTGAAGCACTTTGCGGGCAACGACAAGATGGTGGCGATGAAGTACCTCAACCCAAAGCAGCCCAAGAGCACGCACATGGTCACCTTCCTCGTAG GGTTGTTCACGGGCACATTTGTGAGTCTATTCATCATATACACCATCCTGGCACATGCTTCCGGCATTTTCGCCTCTGTCGGAGACACGGCCTACCATGAAGTAGTCTACCATGTCTTCAG CATCTTCGCGCTCATCAGCCTGCACTGCTTCCTCTATGGATGCAACCTGTTCATGTGGAAGAGCACACGGATCAACCAGAACTTCATATTCGACttcgtgcccaacactgccctcacGCACCGGGATGCCTTCCTCATGTCCGCCTTCATCATGTGCACTGTTGTCACCGTGTTGGTCATCAACCTCTTCCTCATAAACGCCGGTGTGCCCTACACCAATGCCGTGCCAGGGGCTCTCATAGTC TTGTCGGCCGGACTTTTATTCTGTCCATTCAACGTGTTCTACCGCTCGACGCGCTACTGCTTCATGCGCATCATGCGCAAAATCATATTCTCGCCATTCTACAAG GTTGTGATGGCCGATTTCTTCATGGCTGATCAGTTAACTAGTCAG ATCCCATTGCTAAGGCACACGGAGTTTGCAGCGTGCTACTTCATGGCAGGAAGCTTTAGGGCTTACCCATATGAGACTTGTACTAAGAACCAGCAGTACAAACACCTGGCCTATGTGATCTCTTTTCTCCCTTACTACTGGAGAGCTATGCAG TGTTTAAGAAGATACCTGGAGGAACATGACGTAAATCAACTCGCCAACGCTGGGAAGTACGTGTCGGCGATGGTTGCGGCTGCTGTCAGGCTCAAGTACAAAGCAACACCGACGCCATTCTGGGTGTGGATGGTCCTCATAACGTCCACAGGCACCACGGTGTACCAGCTCTACTGGGACTTTGTCAAGGATTGGGGCTTTTTCACTCCCAAATCTAAGAACCTATGGCTTCGAGATGATCTCATCCTTAAGAACAAGTTCACTTACTACGTTTCCATG ATGCTAAATCTAGTGCTTCGGCTATCATGGACTAAAAGTGTGATGAAGATTTCTATTACCAAGAATGAGACTCGCCTACTGGATTTCTCCCGTGCCTCCCTGGAAATAATCCGACGAGGACACTGGAATTTCTACAG GCTGGAGAACGAACACTTGAACAATGTTGGCAAGTTCAGAGCAGTGAAGACTGTCCCATTGCCATTTTGTGAACTCGAAACCGATTGA
- the LOC119325201 gene encoding phosphate transporter PHO1-2-like isoform X1: MVKFSREYEASVIPEWKGAFVDYKGLKKLIKKIKLAQRDADGSSSGDSSSEEAALAAGVESVGYGGGFSVLDPVHALASRFSSEDEESGDSGELVPSTDKHEREFLEKADEELEKVNTFYATKEAELLGRGEAVIDQLRILADVKRILADHAATRRARGTLSMVAPSSPALSGSGLATPQSMSDGSAELQQAQMTEGAAVADEVMAALERNGVSFVGLPGKKDAKKEGSGRGGRPSTVRIDIPASNPGRAALKVWEELVNVLRKDGASPAAAFVHRKKVQHAEKNIRDAFMALYRGLELLKKFSSLNVKAFTKILKKFVKVSGQQRATDLFSQKVKGSSFNTSNKVLQLSDEVESLFLKHFAGNDKMVAMKYLNPKQPKSTHMVTFLVGLFTGTFVSLFIIYTILAHASGIFASVGDTAYHEVVYHVFSIFALISLHCFLYGCNLFMWKSTRINQNFIFDFVPNTALTHRDAFLMSAFIMCTVVTVLVINLFLINAGVPYTNAVPGALIVLSAGLLFCPFNVFYRSTRYCFMRIMRKIIFSPFYKVVMADFFMADQLTSQIPLLRHTEFAACYFMAGSFRAYPYETCTKNQQYKHLAYVISFLPYYWRAMQCLRRYLEEHDVNQLANAGKYVSAMVAAAVRLKYKATPTPFWVWMVLITSTGTTVYQLYWDFVKDWGFFTPKSKNLWLRDDLILKNKFTYYVSMMLNLVLRLSWTKSVMKISITKNETRLLDFSRASLEIIRRGHWNFYRLENEHLNNVGKFRAVKIVPLPFHELETD, translated from the exons ATGGTGAAGTTCTCGCGGGAGTACGAGGCCAGCGTCATCCCGGAGTGGAAAGGGGCCTTCGTCGACTACAAGGGACTCAAAAAGCTCATCAAAAAGATCAAGCTCGCACAGCGCGACGCCGACGGCAGCAGCTCGGGAGACTCCTCGTCGGAGGAGGCCGCCCTTGCCGCCGGTGTCGAGAGCGTCGGCTATGGCGGTGGCTTCTCCGTGCTCGACCCCGTCCACGCCCTGGCCTCCCGGTTCTCCTCG gaggacgaggagagcggggATTCCGGGGAGCTCGTGCCATCCACGGACAAGCAT GAGCGGGAGTTCCTGGAGAAGGCCGACGAGGAGCTGGAGAAGGTGAACACCTTCTACGCGACGAAGGAGGCGGAGCTGCTGGGCCGCGGCGAGGCGGTCATCGACCAGCTGCGCATCCTCGCCGACGTCAAGCGCATCCTGGCCGACCACGCCGCCACCCGTCGCGCCAGGGGCACACTCTCCATGGTGGCACCGTCCTCGCCGGCGCTCAGCGGCTCCGGCCTGGCCACGCCGCAGTCCATGTCAG ATGGGAGCGCGGAGCTGCAGCAGGCGCAGATGACggagggcgcggcggtggcggACGAGGTGATGGCTGCGCTGGAGCGCAACGGCGTCAGCTTCGTGGGGCTGCCGGGGAAGAAGGACGCCAAGAAGGAGGGCAGCGGCAGGGGCGGGAGGCCGTCGACGGTGCGGATCGACATCCCGGCGAGCAACCCAGGGCGGGCGGCGCTCAAGGTGTGGGAGGAGCTGGTGAACGTCCTGCGCAAGGACGgtgccagccccgccgccgccttcgtccaccGGAAGAAGGTGCAGCACGCCGAGAAGAACATCCGCGACGCCTTCATGGCGCTCTACCGCGGCCTCGAGCTGCTCAAGAAGTTCAG TTCTCTGAATGTAAAGGCCTTCACCAAGATTCTCAAGAAATTCGTCAAG GTGTCGGGGCAGCAGCGAGCGACAGACCTTTTCTCGCAGAAGGTGAAGGGATCATCGTTCAACACCTCCAACAAG GTTCTTCAGCTGTCGGACGAGGTGGAGTCACTCTTCCTGAAGCACTTTGCGGGCAACGACAAGATGGTGGCGATGAAGTACCTCAACCCAAAGCAGCCCAAGAGCACGCACATGGTCACCTTCCTCGTAG GGTTGTTCACGGGCACATTTGTGAGTCTATTCATCATATACACCATCCTGGCACATGCTTCCGGCATTTTCGCCTCTGTCGGAGACACGGCCTACCATGAAGTAGTCTACCATGTCTTCAG CATCTTCGCGCTCATCAGCCTGCACTGCTTCCTCTATGGATGCAACCTGTTCATGTGGAAGAGCACACGGATCAACCAGAACTTCATATTCGACttcgtgcccaacactgccctcacGCACCGGGATGCCTTCCTCATGTCCGCCTTCATCATGTGCACTGTTGTCACCGTGTTGGTCATCAACCTCTTCCTCATAAACGCCGGTGTGCCCTACACCAATGCCGTGCCAGGGGCTCTCATAGTC TTGTCGGCCGGACTTTTATTCTGTCCATTCAACGTGTTCTACCGCTCGACGCGCTACTGCTTCATGCGCATCATGCGCAAAATCATATTCTCGCCATTCTACAAG GTTGTGATGGCCGATTTCTTCATGGCTGATCAGTTAACTAGTCAG ATCCCATTGCTAAGGCACACGGAGTTTGCAGCGTGCTACTTCATGGCAGGAAGCTTTAGGGCTTACCCATATGAGACTTGTACTAAGAACCAGCAGTACAAACACCTGGCCTATGTGATCTCTTTTCTCCCTTACTACTGGAGAGCTATGCAG TGTTTAAGAAGATACCTGGAGGAACATGACGTAAATCAACTCGCCAACGCTGGGAAGTACGTGTCGGCGATGGTTGCGGCTGCTGTCAGGCTCAAGTACAAAGCAACACCGACGCCATTCTGGGTGTGGATGGTCCTCATAACGTCCACAGGCACCACGGTGTACCAGCTCTACTGGGACTTTGTCAAGGATTGGGGCTTTTTCACTCCCAAATCTAAGAACCTATGGCTTCGAGATGATCTCATCCTTAAGAACAAGTTCACTTACTACGTTTCCATG ATGCTAAATCTAGTGCTTCGGCTATCATGGACTAAAAGTGTGATGAAGATTTCTATTACCAAGAATGAGACTCGCCTACTGGATTTCTCCCGTGCCTCCCTGGAAATAATCCGACGAGGACACTGGAATTTCTACAG GCTGGAGAACGAACACTTGAACAATGTCGGCAAGTTCAGAGCAGTGAAGATTGTCCCATTGCCATTTCATGAACTCGAAACCGATTGA